The stretch of DNA GCGGCGGCGGCTGGGTGAAATGCTGCTTGGGGACAAGCCGGGCAAGTTTTACCTCTTCATTCTCTTCAAGCACAGGCAAAATGCCTTCATCCTCTTTACCCTGGTCATCCCTGCTTTCGATATAAATCCTGGTAAAACCGGGAAAAACAACCACAGACCCGCTTGCCCGGAAAAGATATTGTTTCACTTTCAGGTCCACCGTAGTAACGTCCACCACAGCAGGAGCCGCCTGGGAAGCCATAAACCTATCCCAGACCAACTGATAAAGCTTGTACTGATCGCTGGACAGGTATTTTTTTATCGATTCGGGAGTCCTTCCGATCTTGGTAGGCCTGATACACTCATGGGCGCCCTGAACTTTTCCCTTGCTGGTGTGTGCGCGGGGTTTATCCGTCAGGTATTCTTTACCGAACGCCTTTTCCAGGTAATCTGCCGCCTCTTTCTGCGCCTCCTCGCTCACCCTGCTGGAATCAGTCCTGATATAAGTGATTAATCCCACCGTTCCTTCTTCCTTGCTTAAATCCAGGCCCTCATAAAGCTGCTGGGCGATAAGCATCGTCTTTTTCGCCGCAAAATTCAGTTTCCGGTAGGCTTCCTGTTGCAGGGTGCTGGTAATAAAAGGAGGCGGCGGATTGCGTTTTTGCTGGCGTTTCTTGATAGACTCAACGTAAAAACTGCTTTTGCCTATTTCCTTGATTATAGCCTTGACCTGTTCTTCATTTTTCAACTCGGCCTTATCAGTTCTTATTTTTACCAGCTTGGCCTCAAATGCTTCTTTTTCCTTATTCAATTTCGCCGTTAATGTCCAGTACTCCTCAGGAACAAACCTTTTTATTTCTTCCTCCCTGTCGCATATCAGGCGAACAGCAACAGACTGGACCCGTCCGGCACTCAATCCTTTTTTTATCTTACGCCACAAGAGAGGGCTGAGTTTATACCCCACCAGCCTATCCAGTACTCTTCTCGCCTGCTGGGCTTCGACCAGTTTTTTGTCAATCATGCGCGGCTTCTTGACAGCCTCGGTGATGGTTTTTTTCGTGATCTCATTGAATTCAATCCTGCATTTTTCATCCGCGGGGATTTTTAGTAGTTCCTGGAGATGCCAGGCAATGGCTTCTCCCTCCCGGTCAGGGTCTGTGGCCAGCAGTACTTTGTCGCTTTTTTGCGCCATGCTCCTCAATTCTTTCAGGATTTCCCCTTTGCCCCGGATGGTGATGTACTTGGCCTCAAAGCCGTTCTTCACATCTACGCCAAACTGGCTCTTGGGTAGATCACGGACATGCCCCAGTGAAGCCTTGACAGTGTATTTTTTACCTAAAAATTTTCCAATCGTTTTGGCCTTTGCTGGAGACT from Peptococcaceae bacterium encodes:
- the topA gene encoding type I DNA topoisomerase; its protein translation is MSKVMVIVESPAKAKTIGKFLGKKYTVKASLGHVRDLPKSQFGVDVKNGFEAKYITIRGKGEILKELRSMAQKSDKVLLATDPDREGEAIAWHLQELLKIPADEKCRIEFNEITKKTITEAVKKPRMIDKKLVEAQQARRVLDRLVGYKLSPLLWRKIKKGLSAGRVQSVAVRLICDREEEIKRFVPEEYWTLTAKLNKEKEAFEAKLVKIRTDKAELKNEEQVKAIIKEIGKSSFYVESIKKRQQKRNPPPPFITSTLQQEAYRKLNFAAKKTMLIAQQLYEGLDLSKEEGTVGLITYIRTDSSRVSEEAQKEAADYLEKAFGKEYLTDKPRAHTSKGKVQGAHECIRPTKIGRTPESIKKYLSSDQYKLYQLVWDRFMASQAAPAVVDVTTVDLKVKQYLFRASGSVVVFPGFTRIYIESRDDQGKEDEGILPVLEENEEVKLARLVPKQHFTQPPPRYSEATLIKTLEENGIGRPSTYAPILETIVSRGYVLKKQKQFMPTDLGCLVIDVLKRFFPEIINVEFTANMESQLDSVETGEADWRDILSSFYGPFTNELEIADREIGHIEVEDEVTGEICANCGRNMVIKTGRFGKFLACPGFPECRNTKPVLEETGINCPRCETGRIVIRMSRKGKKFYGCSRYPDCDFVSWEEPVQGKCPQCGRHLVVKKAKNVNIISCSDKKCGYKEKMGKDKSKTK